CGGCCGTCGCTGGCGGCTATTTTCTTCTCCGGCCGGACCCGGGGCAGGACCGGTTCGCCGCGTGCCGGTCGGGCGGTATCGGCGGCGACCCGTCCCTGATTGGCGGCCCCTTCACGCTTGTCAGCGAGACCGGGCGCACGGTGACCGAGGCCGATGTCATCACCGGCCCCACGCTCCTCTACTTCGGTTACACGTTCTGCCCCGATGTCTGCCCGCTGGACAACGCGCGGAACGCCGCCGCCGTCGACCTTCTCGACGCGCAAGGCTACGAGGTGACGCCGGTCTTCATTTCCGTGGACCCGGATCGGGACACGCCCGAGGTCCTGGCGGAGTTCACCGGCTACATGCATCCGCGCATGCTGGGCCTCACCGGCAGCCCCGAGCAGGTCAAGGCGGCCAGCCGGGCCTACCGCACCTTCTACCAGGTGCAGGACCCGGAGGATGATTACTACCTCATCGATCACTCGACCTTCACCTATCTCGCCTTTCCCGGCCTCGGCGTGCTCGAGGTATTCTCCCGCGGCACCACCCCCGAGGAGATGGCCGAGCGCGTCGCCTGTTTCGTCGATATGCGCGACTGAAATTGACCCTCCCGCGTTAACGTCATAAAAAGGCGAAAATCCAAGGCGCGGTCAGGAGGTTGCCCCAATGGCAGACGGCGAATTCAAGGACATCGGCGAAGATCCCTCCCTTCTGATCGTCGACGATGACGAGCCTTTCCTGCGGCGCCTGGCCCGCGCCATGGAAAAACGCGGCTTTCAGACCGAAACCGCCGACTCCGTCGCCGCCGGAAAGGCGATCGCCACCGCGCGGCCCCCGGCCTACGCCGTGGTCGACCTCCGGCTGGAGGATGGCAACGGCCTCGACGTGGTCGAGGTGCTGCGCGAGAAGCGGCCGGAGGCCAAGATCGTGGTGCTGACCGGCTATGGCGCGATCGCGACCGCCGTCGCCGCGGTCAAGATCGGCGCGACCGACTACCTCTCGAAACCGGCCGATGCGAATGACGTCACTTCCGCGCTGCTGGCCGATGGCGAGGCGTTGCCGCCGCCGCCCGAGAACCCGATGTCGGCCGACCGCGTCCGCTGGGAGCACATCCAGCGCGTCTACGAACAGTGCGACCGGAACGTGTCGGAAACCGCGCGGCGGCTGAACATGCACCGCCGCACGTTGCAACGGATCCTGGCCAAACGCAGCCCGCGTTGAGGTTCGGCCCGGCGGCGCTGGGCCTTGCGCTCGCCGCGGGATGCGCCGCCCCGCCGGCGGAGGCGCCTTCGACCCTGTTCCTGCCCGACGCCCGCGGTCTGGCCATCGTCGGATCGACCCTGCGTATCGATTTCGGCCGGGCGCCGGATGGCGTGATCTCGGCCCTGGCCCGCGAACTCGGCCCCGGCCGCCCGCGCCCGCTCGCCGGGTGCGCCGAGGGCATCGTTCAGCGCCGCGCCTGGGGTGCCCTCGATCTGACCTTCAGCCGCGAACGCTTCGTCGGCTGGCAGACCGCCACCGCCGCCGCCGGCCGCGGCTGCGCCCCGGCGGGAGAAACCGCTTCCAGGTCTTTCCCGTCACCTGCCCCCAGGAAAACAATGCGCCGGGAGCGCCCTTCCGATTCCTGAGCTGCGTCCGCGCCGCGTTGCCCAGCCCGCACGGTGGTCAGAGGGCGGCAATCAGTTCGGCATGCCGGGCCGTGTAGGCCGCGCGCGCCTCGACCGGTGGACGCAGCCGGATCGCCAGACCTTCGATCGCCGCCGGGTCCGGTCGGCCGAAGAACCGCGTTGCCTCGCGCTCGTCGAACCCGGCGATCTGCGTGGCCTCCAGCCAGGCCGAGATCCGGTCGGCCTTCTTGATCTGCGACTTGACCTTCGCCGGCACCGCCGCCGGCAGCCCGAAGCGCAGATGCACCGCCGCCGCCAGTCGTCGTTCGAGGTCGCCATAGCCGGGGCCGACCGCAGATTTCACCGGCGAGATCATGTCTCCGATCACGTATTCCGGCGCATCGTGCAGCAGTGCCGCCAGGCGCCACTTCACCGGCGCCTTCGGGGCCAGCCCTCCGAAGATCTCCTCGACCAGCAGCGAATGCTCGGCCACCGAGTAGGGAAAGTCGCCCGCCGTCTGTCCGTTCCAGCGCGCCACGAAGGCCAGCCCGTGGGCGATGTCCTCGATCTCGATATCGACCGGCGTCGGGTCCAGCAGGTCCAGCCGCCGCCCCGACAGCATCCTTTGCCACGCGCGCGCCTGTTTCATCCTCGTCCCCGTTCTGGCCCCGCCCGCTTGCCATGGCCCGTTTGGATTGTCGAGACACCCGGGTGATGCTATGGCCAGCGGCAACGGAAATCCCTGAGGAGAAGGCCGTCATGGCTGAAGATTACATCATCAAGGACCTTTCGCTTGCGGGTTTTGGCCGCAAGGAGCTTGAGATTGCGGAGACGGAGATGCCGGGTCTGATGGCGTGCCGGGAGGAGTTCGGCGCGGCGCAGCCCCTGAAGGGCGCGCGGATCGCCGGCAGCCTGCACATGACGGTCCAGACCGCGGTTCTGATCGAGACGCTGGTGGCGCTGGGGGCCGAGGTGCGCTGGGCGTCCTGCAACATCTTCTCGACCCAGGATCATGCCGCGGCCGCGATCGCCGAGGCGGGCATTCCCGTCTTCGCCGTCAAGGGCGAGACGCTGCCCGAGTACTGGGACTATTGCGACCGCATCTTCCAGTTCGCCGAGGGCGGCGCCAACCTGATCCTGGACGACGGGGGCGATGCCACGCTCTACATCCTGCTCGGCGCGCGGGTCGAGAACGGCGAGGACGACCTGATCGCGGTGCCGACCTCGGAAGAGGAAGAGGCGCTGTTTGCCCAGATCCGCAAGCGGATGGCCGAAAGCCCCGGCTGGTTCACGAAACAGCGCGACATGCTCAAGGGCGTCAGCGAGGAAACCACGACCGGCGTTCACCGTCTCTACGAACTGATGAACAAGGGCCTGCTGCCCTTCCCGGCGATCAACGTCAACGACAGCGTCACCAAGTCGAAATTCGACAACAAGTACGGCTGCAAGGAAAGCCTGGTCGACGGCATCCGGCGGGCCACCGACACGATGATGGCCGGCAAGGTCGCCTGCGTCTGCGGCTATGGCGACGTGGGCAAGGGCTCGGCCGCCTCGTTGCGCGGGGCCGGCGCGCGGGTGAAGGTGACCGAGGTCGACCCGATCTGCGCCCTTCAGGCCGCGATGGACGGGTTCGAGGTGGTGCTTCTGGAAGACGTGATCGGCACCGCCGACATCTTCATCACCACCACCGGCAACAAGGACGTCATCCGCATCGAGCACATGCGCGAGATGAAGGACATGGCGATCGTCGGCAACATCGGGCACTTCGACAACGAGATCCAGGTGGCCTCCCTCAAGAACCACAAGTGGACCAACATCAAGGACCAGGTGGACATGATCGAGATGCCCTCGGGCGCGCGGATCATCCTGCTGTCCGAGGGGCGGCTGCTGAACCTGGGCAACGCCACCGGCCACCCCAGCTTCGTGATGTCGGCGAGCTTCACCAACCAGGTGCTGGCGCAGATCGAGCTCTGGACCAAGGGCGAGCAGTACGGCAACGAGGTCTACATCCTGCCCAAGCATCTCGACGAGAAGGTCGCCCGCCTGCACCTGGAGAAGATCGGCGTGAAGCTGACCGAACTCTCCACCGAACAGGCCGCCTATATCGGCGTCACACAAGAAGGCCCGTTCAAGCCAGAACATTACAGGTATTGAGCCGCGGCTCGAGACAACAGGAACCGCCGTCCGGAATAGCCCGGGCGGCAGTCTTGTTCGGTTGATCTGCTAGATAAGGGCAGCGCCCGCCCGGGGCGCGGGCGGGCGCTGCCCGGCGTCGCCGCCGGGCCGTTCGTCCGATTTGCGGATCACGCTGGCCCGCGCCCCTATAGCCCCTCGCCCAGCCCGAAATTCTCGGTCACGTAGTCGATATCCTTGTCGCCCCGGCCGCTGAGGTTGATCAGGATCGACTTGCCCGGGTGGTTCGGCGCCTCACGCGTGGCAAAGGCCACGGCATGGGCGGATTCCAGTGCGGGGATGATGCCTTCGTGACGCGAGAGGGCATAGAACGCCTTCAGCGCCTCTTTGTCGTCGGCGGCGGTGTAGGTGGCGCGGCCGGTCTTGCGCAGATGGGCGTGCTCCGGCCCCACGCCGGGATAATCGAGCCCCGACGCCACGGTATGGACCGGCGCGGGATCGCCGTTCGCGTCGGTCAGTACGACGGTCCGAAACCCGTGGATATCGCCATCGGCGCCATAGGTGAGCGTTGCGGCGTGATCGCCGAGTTCGGGTGAGGTGCCGCGCGGCTCCACCCCGTAAAGCGCGACGTCATCGTCGATGAAGCCCGAGAACAGCCCCATCGCGTTCGACCCGCCACCGACGCAGGCCGCGACGATGTCGGGCAAGTCGCCCGTCATCTCGAGGAACTGCGCGCGCGCCTCGACACCCACCACATGCTGGAAGTTGCGCACCATCATCGGAAACGGGTGCGGTCCCACGATCGATCCGATGGCGAAGAGCGCGGTGTCGGCCTGCTCGATATAGCTCTGGAAGCAGGAGTCCACGGCCTCCTTCAGCGACCGCCCGCCGAAGGAGACCGGCACAACCGTCGCGCCGAGGAGCTTCATCCGCGTGACGTTCGGCGCCTCCTTGGCGATGTCGATCTCGCCCATGTGGATTTCGCACTCCATGCCGAAATAGGCCGCCGCGGTGGCCAGCGCCACGCCGTGCTGCCCTGCCCCGGTTTCGGCCATCAGCTTGGTCTTGCCCATGAACTTGGCCAGCAGCCCTTCGGCCATGCAGTGGTTCAGCTTGTGCGCGCCGGTATGGTTCAGGTCCTCGCGCTTGGCGTAGATCTGGGCGCCGCCGCAGACCTCCGAGAGGTTGCGGAAATGCGAGACCGGGGTGGGCCGCCCCTGGAAATGTTTGCGGATATACTGCAGCTCGCGGATGAAGTCGGCCGATTTCGCGATCCTGTCATACGCCTTGCGGATGTCCTTGAAATGCGGCTCCAGCGGCGGTGGCAGCATCGCCCCGCCATAGTCGCCGAAATAGCCGTCCCGCGTGGGGGTGGTCTTGAGGTAAGCAGTCATCCGGGCAGTCCTTCTCTGTCGGCGCCGGCGATTTGACACCCTGCCGGACTCCCCTGCAAGGCGCGAAAGCGCCACACACCGGCGACATACGGTGCAATTCCTGTTGGAGCGCGATTCGCTTTGCGGCTAGGCTTCCGCCGAGGGAACGAGGACCAGGGAGATGAGACCATGGGTAAACGCGAAGAGCTGATCGAGAAATACGCCGACGACCTGCGCAACAAGTGCGGGATGGCACCGGACATGGACCTGCTGACCAAGGTCACCATCGGCTGCGGCCCGGCGATCTACGATGCCGATGCCGAAACCGTGGCCGCCTCCCAGCCCGGCGAGCTGGAAACGGTCAAGAACAACTTCCTGGTCAAGAAGCTGGGGCTTTCGGACGGGCCCGAGCTGATGGAGGCGATCAATGCCGTCATCGAGACCTATGGCCAGTCCGAGCGGAACAAGTACCGCGCGGTCGTCTACTACATGCTGACCAAGCATTTCGGCAAGGAACACGTCTACGGGTAGGCGGCTCCGGGGCCGGTTTTGCGCCGGCGGTTGTCTTAAATTCTCGGCACTCGGCCTTTGCGCGCGCCGCGCGAGTGGGCTAGGGTTGTGCTTGCCCGGCAGGATGGCAGGGCCCTCATAGAATTCACGTGTGGTGCGCAGGGTGCACGTGGGGTGATGGAGGGTTCTGCAACCGGTAGAACCCTCCATTTCTATGTTTTCGTGGCGCCCATGCCCCGGCAGACAGACGTGCCGCCACAGCTGGTTGTATCGCGGCCGGCGGTGCCTAGGTGTTGCCTGAAGGCGGCGTGCGACCGACGCCGCGACTGGACAACGGAGGGAGCCCATGGCGCATAAGCCCGTCGTCACACCGTTCTGGGACCGCGATACCGGAAGCTGGCAATACGTCTTTCACGATCCTGACACGATGAAGGGCGCGATCGTCGATCCGGTGCTGGACTACGATCCCGACCATGCCCGGACCGCGACCGGCAATGCCGACCGGCTGCTGGACTTCGTGCGGGCCGAGGGCATCGAGGTTGCGTGGATTCTCGATACCCATCCCCATGCCGACCATTTCTCCGCCGGGGTCTACCTGGCCGACAAGCTTGGCGCGCCGCGCGGGATCGGCGAGAACGTCGTCAAGGTCCAGCGCCTCTGGAAAGACCTTTACAACCTGCCCGACGATTTCCCCACGGATGGCCGGCAGTGGGACCGGCTCTTCGCTGACGGGGACGAATTCGCGGTGGGCGACATCCCGGTGCGGGTCCTGTTCACGCCCGGTCACACGATGGCCACGGTGACCTACGTGGCCGGCGATGCGGCATTTGCCAACGACACGTTCATGATGCCCGAGAACGGCACCGCGCGGGCCGATTTCCCCGGCGGCAGCTCGTCGGAGCTTTACGACTCGCTCCAGCGCCTGCTCGACCTGCCGGAAGATACGCGCATCTTCATCGGTCACAATTATCCCGACGCAGGCGAGGCGCCGCGCTGCGAGGCCAGCGTCGCCGAGCACAAGGCCAAGAACGCCCATCTCTCCGGTCGGGACAAGGCGGAATACATGGAGTTGCGCGATGCCCGCGATGCCACGCTCGGCCTGCCCCGGCGCATGCTGGCGGCACTGCAGGTCAACATCCGCGGCGGCCGCCTGCCCGAGCCGAAGGGCAACGGGGTCTCGTATCTAACGATACCGGTGAACCGCTTCTGAGCGGGCCTACAGCCCGCCCATCTCGCAGACGATCCGCCACTCCTCCTCGGCCACCGGCTGGACCGAAAGCCGCGAATTGTTGACCAGCACCATGCCGGAAAGCCGTGGGTCGGCCTTGCACATGTCCAGCGACACCGGGTTGGGCATCGGCTCCACCGCCTTCACGTCCACGCACTCCCAGCGTGCGTCGTCGGTGGTGCTGTCGGGATGCGCCTCGGCGATCACCTCGACGATGCCGACAATCGCCTTCTCCTTGAGCGAATGGTAGAAGAAGCCGAGGTCGCCCACCTGCATCGCGCGCATGTTGTTGCGCGCCTGGTAGTTGCGCACGCCGTCCCATTCCTCGCCGGCGTCACCCTTCGCGACCTGGTCGTCCCAGCTCCAGGTGTTGGGTTCGGACTTAAACAGCCAGTACGCCATCACCCGACCACCTTCTTCCACGCCATGATCGACACCTCCTCGAACAGCCCGGCCCGTGCGTAGGGATCGCCCGCCGCCCAAACCTCGGCCGCCGACAGGTCGGCCACGTCGAGAATGACCAGAGAGCCGCACATGTCGCCGGCCTCGTCGAGGAACGGCCCGGCCTGGGCCACAACGCCGGTCTTCTCGATATAGGCCAGATGCGCGTCGCGATTGGCCTTGCGGGTGTCCAGTTGGCCGGGCCTGTCCCGGCAGATCAGCGCGAAAAGGGCCAAGATCATTCCTCCTTAAGGGGGCGGCTCAGCAGGATCTTCACGGCTTCCTGGATGCTGCGCCTGCCGTCGATCACGTGGGCCACGCTTTGCGTCACCGGCATGTCGATGGCGCGGGCCTGGGCGATGGCGGCGACGGCCCGCGCGGTGGGCGCGCCCTCCACCGTCACATGCGGGTCGAAATACGCCCCCTCGCCCAGCGCAACGCCGTAGCCGAAGTTGCGCGACTGCGCGCTGGTGCAGGTCAGGACGAGGTCGCCGAAGCCCGACAACCCGGCCAGGGTCTCGGGGTCGGCCCCGTAGGCGCGGGCAAATCGCTGCATCTCGGCAAAACCCCGCGTGATCAGCGCCGCGCGCGCACTTTCGCCAAGGCCCGATCCGATCACGATCCCCGCGGCAATGGCCATCACGTTCTTGAGCGCGCCGCCCAGTTCCGCCCCCACGACATCGGTGGAGCGGTAAAGGCGCAGGCTCGGGGTCGACAGCCGGTCCTGCAGGTGCGCGCCGGCATCGGCCTCGGCACAGGCGAGCGTCAGCGCGGTGGGCAGGCCGCGCGCGATATCGGCGGCGAAGCTCGGCCCGGTCAGGACCGCGGGCGTCGCGCCGGGGCACGCCTCGGCGATCAACGCGGTGGGGCCGCGCCCCGTGGCCAGGTCCACCCCCTTGCAGCAGGCCACCAGCGCGCGGCCGTCCAGCGCCGCGCCGTGGTCGTCCAGAAGGCCGGACAGCGCCTGTGTGGGCACCGTTAGAAG
This genomic window from Rhodovulum sp. ES.010 contains:
- a CDS encoding SCO family protein — its product is MTRIAALGLALFVIAAAVAGGYFLLRPDPGQDRFAACRSGGIGGDPSLIGGPFTLVSETGRTVTEADVITGPTLLYFGYTFCPDVCPLDNARNAAAVDLLDAQGYEVTPVFISVDPDRDTPEVLAEFTGYMHPRMLGLTGSPEQVKAASRAYRTFYQVQDPEDDYYLIDHSTFTYLAFPGLGVLEVFSRGTTPEEMAERVACFVDMRD
- a CDS encoding ActR/PrrA/RegA family redox response regulator transcription factor, with amino-acid sequence MADGEFKDIGEDPSLLIVDDDEPFLRRLARAMEKRGFQTETADSVAAGKAIATARPPAYAVVDLRLEDGNGLDVVEVLREKRPEAKIVVLTGYGAIATAVAAVKIGATDYLSKPADANDVTSALLADGEALPPPPENPMSADRVRWEHIQRVYEQCDRNVSETARRLNMHRRTLQRILAKRSPR
- a CDS encoding HD domain-containing protein is translated as MKQARAWQRMLSGRRLDLLDPTPVDIEIEDIAHGLAFVARWNGQTAGDFPYSVAEHSLLVEEIFGGLAPKAPVKWRLAALLHDAPEYVIGDMISPVKSAVGPGYGDLERRLAAAVHLRFGLPAAVPAKVKSQIKKADRISAWLEATQIAGFDEREATRFFGRPDPAAIEGLAIRLRPPVEARAAYTARHAELIAAL
- the ahcY gene encoding adenosylhomocysteinase, which translates into the protein MAEDYIIKDLSLAGFGRKELEIAETEMPGLMACREEFGAAQPLKGARIAGSLHMTVQTAVLIETLVALGAEVRWASCNIFSTQDHAAAAIAEAGIPVFAVKGETLPEYWDYCDRIFQFAEGGANLILDDGGDATLYILLGARVENGEDDLIAVPTSEEEEALFAQIRKRMAESPGWFTKQRDMLKGVSEETTTGVHRLYELMNKGLLPFPAINVNDSVTKSKFDNKYGCKESLVDGIRRATDTMMAGKVACVCGYGDVGKGSAASLRGAGARVKVTEVDPICALQAAMDGFEVVLLEDVIGTADIFITTTGNKDVIRIEHMREMKDMAIVGNIGHFDNEIQVASLKNHKWTNIKDQVDMIEMPSGARIILLSEGRLLNLGNATGHPSFVMSASFTNQVLAQIELWTKGEQYGNEVYILPKHLDEKVARLHLEKIGVKLTELSTEQAAYIGVTQEGPFKPEHYRY
- the trpB gene encoding tryptophan synthase subunit beta, whose translation is MTAYLKTTPTRDGYFGDYGGAMLPPPLEPHFKDIRKAYDRIAKSADFIRELQYIRKHFQGRPTPVSHFRNLSEVCGGAQIYAKREDLNHTGAHKLNHCMAEGLLAKFMGKTKLMAETGAGQHGVALATAAAYFGMECEIHMGEIDIAKEAPNVTRMKLLGATVVPVSFGGRSLKEAVDSCFQSYIEQADTALFAIGSIVGPHPFPMMVRNFQHVVGVEARAQFLEMTGDLPDIVAACVGGGSNAMGLFSGFIDDDVALYGVEPRGTSPELGDHAATLTYGADGDIHGFRTVVLTDANGDPAPVHTVASGLDYPGVGPEHAHLRKTGRATYTAADDKEALKAFYALSRHEGIIPALESAHAVAFATREAPNHPGKSILINLSGRGDKDIDYVTENFGLGEGL
- a CDS encoding DUF2853 family protein — protein: MGKREELIEKYADDLRNKCGMAPDMDLLTKVTIGCGPAIYDADAETVAASQPGELETVKNNFLVKKLGLSDGPELMEAINAVIETYGQSERNKYRAVVYYMLTKHFGKEHVYG
- a CDS encoding MBL fold metallo-hydrolase, whose protein sequence is MAHKPVVTPFWDRDTGSWQYVFHDPDTMKGAIVDPVLDYDPDHARTATGNADRLLDFVRAEGIEVAWILDTHPHADHFSAGVYLADKLGAPRGIGENVVKVQRLWKDLYNLPDDFPTDGRQWDRLFADGDEFAVGDIPVRVLFTPGHTMATVTYVAGDAAFANDTFMMPENGTARADFPGGSSSELYDSLQRLLDLPEDTRIFIGHNYPDAGEAPRCEASVAEHKAKNAHLSGRDKAEYMELRDARDATLGLPRRMLAALQVNIRGGRLPEPKGNGVSYLTIPVNRF
- a CDS encoding EVE domain-containing protein encodes the protein MAYWLFKSEPNTWSWDDQVAKGDAGEEWDGVRNYQARNNMRAMQVGDLGFFYHSLKEKAIVGIVEVIAEAHPDSTTDDARWECVDVKAVEPMPNPVSLDMCKADPRLSGMVLVNNSRLSVQPVAEEEWRIVCEMGGL
- a CDS encoding YciI family protein, whose amino-acid sequence is MALFALICRDRPGQLDTRKANRDAHLAYIEKTGVVAQAGPFLDEAGDMCGSLVILDVADLSAAEVWAAGDPYARAGLFEEVSIMAWKKVVG
- a CDS encoding NAD(P)H-dependent glycerol-3-phosphate dehydrogenase, with the translated sequence MNRIGIAGAGAFGTALAVTLAQAGREVVLWGRHAARVHEMRAARENPLLTGVALQENVSVSAEIGDIAACDAVLLTVPTQALSGLLDDHGAALDGRALVACCKGVDLATGRGPTALIAEACPGATPAVLTGPSFAADIARGLPTALTLACAEADAGAHLQDRLSTPSLRLYRSTDVVGAELGGALKNVMAIAAGIVIGSGLGESARAALITRGFAEMQRFARAYGADPETLAGLSGFGDLVLTCTSAQSRNFGYGVALGEGAYFDPHVTVEGAPTARAVAAIAQARAIDMPVTQSVAHVIDGRRSIQEAVKILLSRPLKEE